A segment of the Planctomycetia bacterium genome:
TCGTTGTTCGCGGCGACCGTTTCACCGGCGGGATCGAGCAGAGCCAAGAAGCCATTGAGCATCGAGCCAAGCGACTTCGCTTCGATGCGGCAAACGAGCGTCTGGCCTTTCTTGGCCTGGAAGCGGAAGTGGTCGACGTCGCCCGGCACGGTGCATGCACCCCAAGCACCCGTGTTCTCAACAATCGTTGCGCTGCTCTTCGCAAGATTATTCGGCTCGACCTCGCTTGCTTGAGCCAAATCGTCGATGTTCAGCATCACCGGGCCGGCCTTGGGAGCCGGAGCTTCGCTCGTGCCGGCCATCGCAACCAAGCGATACTCGCCGCGCGGCAGTTTGCCGTCCGGAGTAATTTCGACCGTAGTCGATGTCGCCATTCGACTTGTCTCAACGACTTTCGCCGTCGCAGTCACAGGCTTTCCATCCGGGCCGCTCAAAACGACATTCGTGACACCGAGCATCGCCGTTCCACGAAGCGTAATCAGCGTCGGCTTGCCGCGCTCGATGCCGCGGGGTTCAAGCGAAACGATCTGCGGCAGCATCGGCGACCTGAGCTTCGCGGTAGCCGTGTCGTAGACGGCGAACGTGCCGTCCATGCGCCCCAGTGCGAGCGTCTTCCCGTCGGCGGTGAGAGCGAGGCCGGCGACCCAGTCGGGCTGTTTTTCCAAGGCGCGAGTTTCCATGATCGTCGTGGGATTCCACAGCCGGACGATTCGATCTTCGCCCGACGAGACGAGCGTTTTGCCGTCGGCCGAATAAGCCAACTTCAATACCGACCCTTCATGGGCAAACCGCGTGATCGTCAACGGGTTTGTGTTTTCTTTGGCAGTCGGGCTAATGCTCCACAGCCGAATGCGGTTATCGGCTCCGCCCGCAACGATAGTCTTACCATCGGGACTGAACGCCACGGCATAGAGTTCCTTCGTCGATTGCGAGAAGGTATCGAGACGGGCTCCGGTCTTTACGTCCCAAAGTTTCACGGTTCGATCTGCGCCGCAACTCGCGAGGATCGTTCCCGCGGGATTGAACGAAAGATCGAACACCGCGCCGTTGTGGCCAACGAAAGTTTTCGTTTCCTTGCCGGTTGCGGCATTGCCGGAAGCAACATCCCACAACTTGATCGTCTGATCATAGCTTGCCGTAGCAAGCGTTCGGCCATCGGCTGCGAGAGCGACGGCGTAGAGGCTATCGCGATGACCCGTAAACGTACGAACGAGCTTTCCTTCGCGGACGTTCCAGAGTTGCGCCTCGCCGAAAAGGCCCGGTTCGCCGGCCGCAACCGCCAGCAATGTGCCGTCGCGCGAGAACTCAAGATCGGTCACAGGACCGCGAATTCCGGAAAGCGTTCGAACGACGGCTTGCTCATCGAGCGACATGATACGGACTTCACCATGACCGGCCACGGCTGCAAGCGGATCGGTCGGGCTCACGGACACCGCGGCAATCGCGTTACGCGCCGGAGCCGAGAGCTTAACTTTCGGTGTGACGAGAACGGTCGGGTCGGGCACCGCACCGTTCGGGCCCTTTGCCCCCGCGGCAATCCACGACTTCAGCACCGAGATCTCTTTCACTGTCGGGGCTTCGTTCCCTTCCGGCGGCATGATCGGCTTCGCTTTTCCTTCCAACATCAACACCAGCCGGCTTTGCTCCACTTGGCCCGGCACGACGACGAGGCCTCCTGCGCCTCCTTTGCGCAAGTCGGCAAACGATTCTAGATTCAGTTTTCCTTCCAGGTCTTTTCCGTTGTGGCAACTGTTGCAATAGGTCTTCAAGATCGGCGCAATATCGCGAGCGAAATCCGGCGCATGAGGAATTGTCGCCTCCACGGCGGGCTTCTTCTCGATTTGTTTCGTGTCGGCAGCTTGCGATATCGCCGATGATCCGACGAAGAACAAACCGGCAACGACGTTAGCAAAGAATCGATTCAACATGGCGGCGATCTCAAAAAAGCAAATCCGACGGCAAAGGACACGGAGCGAGACGGGCAGGCCTAGGCGCTAATGATTAAACAAAAATTCCTTGCTGCTCAGGATGCTCCAATACACGTCTTCCCACGCCGCCCGTTTCTCGGCGGCGGAAATGGCGCCGAGCTCTTTCACCAGTCGATCCCGTTCGGCCGGCGTCGGGTTGCGCGAGAGGGCGGCGAGAAAGACTTCTTCCAGCATCGCAAGGTCGGTCTTGCCGGCGGCGAGCGCCTTGCCGACGACGTTGTCTTTCGCCTTAAGCTTCTCGTTCATCGTGCCGCCGTTGGAGATATGCAGCACTTGCACCATCGTCGGCTGATCGGTTCGCTCGCAAGTGCAAGTGACCAAGCGCTCCGGCCGACCGAAGGTCGACAGAAAGTACGAAGCTGCCGACGACGAAGGCAACTGCATGGCCCGCCACCCTTCGGGAAAGCCGGTGAAAGGGGTCGGCGTCGAGGTCACGCCGGAAACGGCATCGAGCATGACTTCGGCCATCAGCCGCTTCGGGTAGTAGCGAGAGTAGAAGCGATCGTCGAGTTTGTTCTCTTCCTCGGGCACGCTACTTCTTTGATACGCGGCCGATTGCAGAATGGCTCGCATGAGCGACTTGAGGTGGAACTTATTGTCGACGAGATATTTGGCGGCAGCGTCGAGCAATTCGCCGTTGCTCGGCGGATTCGTGAGTCGCAGATCGTCGACCGGCTCGACGATTCCGCGGCCGAAAAAGTTGGCCCAGATGCGGTTCGTGATCGCGCGGGCGAAGTATGGGTTCTCCGGTGCGGTGAGCCATTTCGCGAGATGGATGCGTCGATCGCGCGGGTCCTCGAGCGCGATCGCTTCCCCATCGAGCGGAGTCGGGGCTCGCGGCTTGCCGGTGAGCGGCTGCACGAGGTCTCCGGCGACGTCGCTAAAGACGATCGACGATTTGTTCGCCGCATCCGACTTCACGCGGACGCGCGCAAACAGATTCGCCATCGAATAGTATTGGTCGTTCGTCCACTTTTCGAGCGGGTGATTGTGGCAACGCGCGCAATTGATATTGAGCCCGAGGAAGGCGACCGAGGTGGTCTCTGCGAGATCAAGAGGATCTTGGTGAAGCAGAAAGTAGTTCGACGCGCCATTTTCGAGATTGCTTCCGGAAGCCGTAACGAGTTCTCGAACCATGGCGTCCCAAGGAGTGTCGGCTTCGACGTGGTTGCGCACCCAGGAGTAGTACGACCAGAGCAAAGCTTGGTCTTTGTTATCGGCTGTGCCGAAGCGGAGGCGCTCGCCGTTGACCAAGAGCAGGTCCGACCATTTATAGGCCCAGTAGTCGATGAACTCGGGACGAGCAAGAATCGCTTCGATGAGTTTGTCGCGTTTCTTCGGATCGGCGTCGGCAAGGAACGTACGCGACTCTTCGGCCGTCGGCAAGATGCCGAGCGTGTCGACATACGCACGTCGAATGAACTCGCCATCGGTGCAATGGGCCGAGGGCTTGATGCCGAGGCTTTGCAGCTTATTAACGATCGAGGCGTCGATGAAGTTATTGCGAGGCGACTTCGCGAAGACTTCCGTCGGGATCTTCGTTTCTTGCGGCACCGTGATCGATGCGGTTGCGACCTTGCTCAAGTACCAGGCCGTAACGGCTCCTTCGCCGTAGCCGACCGTGGTGGCAAGCCCTTCGCCGTCGATCTGCACGGCCGATTCGTTCGCCGAAGTAAACAAGGTCCAACGCGTCACGTCTTCCACACGGCCGTCGGTGAAGTGGGCCTGTACGAGAAGCTGTTGCTTGGCATCTTTTTTCAGCACGGCATTACGCGGCAAGATTTCGATCCGTGTGATACGAGCATCTTGCGGCGTCGGGCCAGGCGTGCCGGCGGCGATCCACTCGGAAATGATTTTGTATTCCAGCGAATCGACACGGAAGCGAAGGCCTCCTTTATGCGCGACGGCACCGGTCGGCTTCGTGAGCAAAAGACTCCGGCCGGGATCGGTCGGTGTGATGCGTCGGCCGCGGGCCTGTCGCGTGAGAATCGTGTAGTCTCCCTCCGGATCGTAGCCGCGAAGCGAAAGCTTGAAACCGGCCTTGCCGGACTGCGAACCGTGGCAAGGCCCACTGGTGCAACCGGTCTTGAGCATCACGCTTTCGACATGGTTGCGGAAGCTCCAAACAAAGGGCTTGTCCATGTCGACGACTTTGACTTGAACGGACGCTTCCGACTTCGCAGCTTGCTTGTCCATCGAGCCGAGGGTCGCGGTGATCGTCGCCGTGCCGTTGCCGACCGGGATCGCCGTCTGGTTCTCGATACGCAGAACCTTTTCATCGCTCGACTTGAACGAAATCGGGTTCGCCACGGACATGCCGACATACCGACCCTCGACTCGGCTTTCTAAGACGAGCGGCTGGCGACAGGCGGGGCCGAAGAGCGTAAAGTCGCCCGGCAGGATCTCGAACGTCATCTTCGACGCGGGTGGTGCCAATGATGCCGCCTGCGATGTGCCCGAAGCAGCGATGGGCTGCGCCGGAGCCGCAGCGAAAGCCTGTTGCGACAACGGTATGAA
Coding sequences within it:
- a CDS encoding DUF1549 and DUF1553 domain-containing protein produces the protein MLKTGCTSGPCHGSQSGKAGFKLSLRGYDPEGDYTILTRQARGRRITPTDPGRSLLLTKPTGAVAHKGGLRFRVDSLEYKIISEWIAAGTPGPTPQDARITRIEILPRNAVLKKDAKQQLLVQAHFTDGRVEDVTRWTLFTSANESAVQIDGEGLATTVGYGEGAVTAWYLSKVATASITVPQETKIPTEVFAKSPRNNFIDASIVNKLQSLGIKPSAHCTDGEFIRRAYVDTLGILPTAEESRTFLADADPKKRDKLIEAILARPEFIDYWAYKWSDLLLVNGERLRFGTADNKDQALLWSYYSWVRNHVEADTPWDAMVRELVTASGSNLENGASNYFLLHQDPLDLAETTSVAFLGLNINCARCHNHPLEKWTNDQYYSMANLFARVRVKSDAANKSSIVFSDVAGDLVQPLTGKPRAPTPLDGEAIALEDPRDRRIHLAKWLTAPENPYFARAITNRIWANFFGRGIVEPVDDLRLTNPPSNGELLDAAAKYLVDNKFHLKSLMRAILQSAAYQRSSVPEEENKLDDRFYSRYYPKRLMAEVMLDAVSGVTSTPTPFTGFPEGWRAMQLPSSSAASYFLSTFGRPERLVTCTCERTDQPTMVQVLHISNGGTMNEKLKAKDNVVGKALAAGKTDLAMLEEVFLAALSRNPTPAERDRLVKELGAISAAEKRAAWEDVYWSILSSKEFLFNH
- a CDS encoding pre-peptidase C-terminal domain-containing protein — encoded protein: MLNRFFANVVAGLFFVGSSAISQAADTKQIEKKPAVEATIPHAPDFARDIAPILKTYCNSCHNGKDLEGKLNLESFADLRKGGAGGLVVVPGQVEQSRLVLMLEGKAKPIMPPEGNEAPTVKEISVLKSWIAAGAKGPNGAVPDPTVLVTPKVKLSAPARNAIAAVSVSPTDPLAAVAGHGEVRIMSLDEQAVVRTLSGIRGPVTDLEFSRDGTLLAVAAGEPGLFGEAQLWNVREGKLVRTFTGHRDSLYAVALAADGRTLATASYDQTIKLWDVASGNAATGKETKTFVGHNGAVFDLSFNPAGTILASCGADRTVKLWDVKTGARLDTFSQSTKELYAVAFSPDGKTIVAGGADNRIRLWSISPTAKENTNPLTITRFAHEGSVLKLAYSADGKTLVSSGEDRIVRLWNPTTIMETRALEKQPDWVAGLALTADGKTLALGRMDGTFAVYDTATAKLRSPMLPQIVSLEPRGIERGKPTLITLRGTAMLGVTNVVLSGPDGKPVTATAKVVETSRMATSTTVEITPDGKLPRGEYRLVAMAGTSEAPAPKAGPVMLNIDDLAQASEVEPNNLAKSSATIVENTGAWGACTVPGDVDHFRFQAKKGQTLVCRIEAKSLGSMLNGFLALLDPAGETVAANNDFDSTQDPLIAYTVPQDGLYTVRVNDQAMTGSPQHFYRLSVGTFPLVTGVFPMNVAVGRESTLELVGFNLPAGAATTVKPTAVGELNVAIDAEKYRTSKPLKVAATMDAESVELEPNDAPAVTKIVATPAFVAGRIAPTKAGSVVDVDLVRFASKKGQSWIIETEAARRGSPLDTKIEVLAGDGKPVPRVLLQAVRDSYVTFRSVDSLANECRFFNWEEMELNQYAYLSGEVVKLFRKPRGPDSGFEFYQSAGRRRGYFDTSAAGHALDEAVYIVEPHPIGTSLVYNGLPTFTLNYANDDDALRKLVGDSRLTFTAPADGEYLVRVSDVRGFGGERFFYRLTIREPRPDFTVAILNLKPNVHLGSGTTVTFNAERVDDFEDDITIDVAGLPDGYTISQPVVVQAGHNQAKAVLTATSGAKLVADDVWKKLKWSARAQISGKDVVKPMDGFSSVTLEEKPKLTVKLEPAELTIAPGTTISAKLKIDRAGFTDRMGFDVLNLPHGVIVDNIGLNGILIPAGETERQIFLTCFDWVPETDRLVFAQTLTAKAGGAKVDFEASPAVMLKVRKPSTLVRADVAPSGQAPVAAPAK